From Stigmatella erecta, one genomic window encodes:
- the fliB gene encoding flagellin lysine-N-methylase — translation MDVLPRFARSVLEFQCLADRCEDTCCVGLRVPVSEERLARLREGVAGTPDAQRVEALVVSQPEGPPAERAFIQMGAGGACPFLDTQKFCSLHRKYGERVLPDGCATFPRIVSKVGEQVEVAGSLACPEMARRLLLTPDALEQVPGPWEAVPRPEVARPFPGAPGDVYAAHAERIRATALGLLRQQGFPLVSRLGFLGQLAFQLDSVFRAEAPFAGTPEQVEQILEAWLPPFEAQDRLEAMHRDFSALEVPGGASAELLASMLKARRAVARGERFKPFTDGVLASLWGSEEAEGSSDAAWREATARWAWLEATHGARLEQYFLNYTVNQWLRAPFTEAPNLLAYVFRLAVRVAMMRMTLAGHPAVAALRAQAPGLSAEESQAALDRVAVECFYLVSRHVEQAPDILSLVWNMAGAGGGETLGKLILFSKF, via the coding sequence ATGGATGTGCTTCCCCGTTTCGCCCGAAGCGTCTTGGAGTTTCAGTGCCTCGCCGACCGGTGTGAGGACACCTGCTGTGTCGGGCTGCGGGTTCCCGTCAGCGAGGAGCGCTTGGCGCGGCTGCGGGAGGGCGTGGCCGGAACGCCCGATGCGCAGCGGGTGGAGGCGCTCGTGGTGTCCCAGCCGGAGGGGCCTCCCGCCGAGCGGGCCTTCATCCAGATGGGCGCCGGTGGCGCCTGTCCCTTCCTCGACACCCAGAAGTTCTGCTCCCTGCACAGGAAGTATGGAGAGCGGGTGCTGCCCGATGGCTGCGCCACCTTTCCGCGCATCGTCTCGAAGGTGGGCGAGCAGGTGGAGGTGGCTGGCTCCCTGGCCTGCCCGGAGATGGCGCGGCGGCTCCTGTTGACGCCGGACGCCCTGGAGCAGGTGCCCGGTCCTTGGGAGGCGGTGCCCCGGCCGGAGGTGGCGCGGCCGTTTCCTGGCGCGCCCGGGGACGTGTATGCCGCGCACGCGGAACGCATCCGCGCCACCGCGCTGGGGCTGCTGCGCCAGCAGGGGTTCCCGCTCGTCTCCCGGCTCGGGTTCCTGGGGCAGCTGGCGTTCCAGCTCGACTCGGTCTTCCGGGCCGAGGCGCCGTTCGCCGGGACGCCAGAGCAGGTGGAGCAGATCCTGGAGGCGTGGCTTCCCCCGTTCGAGGCGCAGGACCGGCTGGAGGCCATGCACCGGGACTTCTCCGCGCTGGAGGTGCCCGGCGGGGCCAGCGCGGAGCTGCTGGCCTCGATGCTGAAGGCCCGGCGGGCGGTGGCGCGGGGCGAGCGCTTCAAGCCCTTCACCGATGGCGTGCTGGCCTCGCTGTGGGGCTCCGAGGAGGCGGAGGGCTCCTCCGATGCGGCCTGGCGCGAGGCCACCGCACGCTGGGCGTGGCTGGAGGCCACGCACGGTGCCCGCCTGGAGCAGTACTTCTTGAACTACACGGTGAACCAGTGGCTGCGGGCCCCGTTCACGGAAGCGCCCAACCTGCTGGCCTATGTCTTCCGGCTGGCCGTGCGGGTGGCGATGATGCGGATGACGCTGGCGGGGCACCCGGCCGTGGCGGCGCTGCGCGCGCAGGCCCCGGGTCTCTCGGCCGAGGAGTCCCAGGCCGCGCTGGACCGGGTGGCGGTGGAGTGCTTCTACCTGGTGTCCCGGCACGTGGAGCAGGCGCCCGACATTCTCTCCCTCGTGTGGAACATGGCGGGGGCGGGTGGCGGGGAGACCCTGGGCAAGCTCATCCTGTTCTCCAAGTTCTGA
- a CDS encoding alpha/beta fold hydrolase, whose protein sequence is MVLESFQVGEGEVPTVLLHGFLGSGRNLRSLAMAWSEAEPQRRFLLPDLTGHGTSPALPPGADLDTLARDVHETARAQGFTGPVDWVGHSLGGRVSLAASLLFPAEVARVTLLDITPSPVPVSLMESGMVLNLLMQAPDTAPSRKEMRADLMGRGLSAGLADWLVMNLEPTPEGGVRWRFGRQALAELHGRVNQRDLWAAVERPGAKVRCIRGGRARYVPDEDLARLERAGCPVATLPEAGHFVHVEALPALLQWLLQAH, encoded by the coding sequence GTGGTTCTCGAGAGCTTCCAGGTGGGTGAGGGCGAGGTGCCCACGGTGTTGCTGCACGGCTTCCTCGGCTCGGGGCGCAACCTGCGCTCGCTGGCGATGGCCTGGAGCGAGGCGGAGCCCCAGCGCCGCTTCCTGCTTCCGGACCTGACGGGCCACGGCACCTCCCCGGCCCTGCCCCCGGGGGCGGACCTGGACACGCTGGCGCGGGATGTCCACGAGACGGCCCGCGCCCAGGGCTTCACGGGGCCGGTGGACTGGGTGGGCCACTCGCTGGGCGGGCGCGTGTCGCTCGCGGCGAGCCTCCTGTTCCCCGCGGAGGTGGCCCGCGTGACGCTGCTGGACATCACGCCCAGCCCCGTGCCGGTGAGCCTCATGGAGAGCGGCATGGTGCTGAACCTCCTGATGCAGGCGCCGGACACCGCCCCCAGCCGCAAGGAGATGCGCGCGGACCTGATGGGCCGGGGGCTCTCGGCGGGGCTGGCGGACTGGCTGGTGATGAACCTGGAGCCCACGCCCGAGGGCGGGGTGCGCTGGCGCTTCGGCCGGCAGGCGCTCGCGGAGCTGCACGGGCGCGTCAACCAGCGGGACCTCTGGGCGGCGGTGGAGCGCCCCGGCGCGAAGGTGCGCTGCATCCGCGGCGGGCGCGCGCGCTATGTGCCGGACGAGGATTTGGCGCGCCTGGAGCGCGCGGGCTGCCCGGTAGCCACGCTGCCCGAGGCGGGCCACTTCGTCCACGTGGAGGCGCTCCCGGCGCTGCTCCAGTGGTTGCTCCAGGCGCACTGA
- a CDS encoding nuclear transport factor 2 family protein, giving the protein MFLASLLCLSLVSAAPEVPKKAAAPAAVLDDWHQAAAHADEARYFGHFTADAVFLGTDATERWNRDAFRAWAKPYFSQGKAWSFRVVSRTLFFSKEGTVAWFDEVLDTPNMGPARGSGVLVKEGGRWKISQYNLSVPIPNALLPDFKDRIEAHLKAPPPPAK; this is encoded by the coding sequence GTGTTTCTCGCCTCCCTGCTGTGCCTGTCGCTCGTGTCCGCCGCCCCGGAGGTTCCGAAGAAGGCCGCCGCGCCCGCCGCCGTGCTGGATGACTGGCACCAGGCCGCCGCCCATGCGGACGAGGCGCGCTACTTTGGCCACTTCACCGCCGATGCCGTGTTCCTGGGCACGGATGCCACTGAGCGGTGGAACCGGGACGCGTTCCGCGCCTGGGCGAAGCCCTACTTCTCGCAGGGCAAGGCGTGGAGCTTCCGCGTGGTGTCCCGCACCCTCTTCTTCTCCAAGGAGGGGACGGTGGCCTGGTTTGACGAGGTGCTCGACACGCCGAACATGGGCCCCGCCCGGGGCTCCGGGGTGCTCGTGAAGGAGGGCGGCCGCTGGAAGATTTCCCAGTACAACCTCTCGGTCCCCATCCCCAACGCGCTGCTGCCGGACTTCAAGGACCGCATCGAGGCGCACCTGAAGGCGCCCCCGCCGCCGGCGAAGTAG
- a CDS encoding chalcone isomerase family protein, producing MVRGEWKVGARCLVLSAMLAAGLSEAKEVGGVKMPDTLQLQGRQLELAHMALKEKLFFNVYVWGLYMEQVPRVESEAIAANSVKQLHFRFLRKVRRDQLLDAFRQGLSSNADLRAGPLQQNLETLLASLKDVSKGDNLVITYVPDTGLQVSGEASGGVVIPGKPFADALFSAWLHRHPVFSR from the coding sequence ATGGTGCGAGGCGAATGGAAGGTGGGGGCGCGGTGCCTGGTGCTGAGCGCGATGCTCGCGGCGGGTCTCTCGGAGGCGAAGGAGGTGGGCGGCGTGAAGATGCCGGACACCCTTCAGCTCCAGGGCCGGCAGCTGGAGCTGGCGCACATGGCCCTCAAGGAAAAGCTCTTCTTCAACGTGTACGTGTGGGGGCTCTACATGGAGCAGGTCCCCCGGGTGGAGTCCGAGGCCATCGCGGCCAACTCCGTCAAGCAGCTGCACTTCCGCTTCCTGCGCAAGGTGCGCCGTGACCAGCTCCTGGACGCCTTCCGGCAGGGGCTCTCCAGCAACGCGGATCTGCGCGCCGGCCCGCTGCAGCAGAACCTGGAGACGCTGCTGGCCTCCCTGAAGGACGTGAGCAAGGGCGACAACCTCGTCATCACCTATGTGCCGGACACAGGGCTCCAGGTGTCCGGTGAGGCCTCCGGCGGCGTCGTCATCCCCGGCAAGCCCTTCGCGGATGCGCTCTTCTCCGCCTGGCTGCACCGGCACCCCGTCTTCTCGCGCTGA
- a CDS encoding OmpA/MotB family protein, giving the protein MRFKLALAALTVLTTTSGCVGKGKYNALAAEAENLDTRLKEEKSAREAQEAKVKELEEQRATLEQEKEALSTRLATSESRLTASAAERSALERKNEELKALNDELAKNSRRLAEAKDALEKRSAEYENLAQSLKQEISDGKIQLSELQGRMTVQLKDKILFASGSTRVGKEGQEALVKIADALKSVQGRIIRVEGHTDDVPTDKNGPFPSNWELSLARAMAVVRALQDAGVDPTVLSAAGYGQYQPIAANDSAENRSRNRRIEIVLAAKAAAR; this is encoded by the coding sequence ATGCGTTTCAAGTTGGCTCTGGCGGCGCTCACGGTCCTCACCACCACGTCTGGCTGCGTGGGCAAGGGCAAGTACAACGCGCTGGCCGCGGAGGCGGAGAACCTCGACACCCGGCTGAAGGAGGAGAAGAGCGCCCGGGAGGCCCAGGAAGCCAAGGTGAAGGAGCTGGAGGAGCAGCGGGCCACCCTGGAGCAGGAGAAGGAGGCGCTCTCCACGCGCCTGGCCACCTCCGAGTCCCGCCTCACCGCCTCCGCCGCCGAGCGCTCGGCGCTGGAGCGCAAGAACGAGGAGCTGAAGGCCCTCAATGACGAGCTGGCCAAGAACTCCCGCCGGCTCGCCGAGGCCAAGGATGCCCTGGAGAAGCGCAGCGCCGAGTACGAGAACCTCGCCCAGAGCCTCAAGCAGGAGATCTCTGACGGCAAGATTCAGCTCTCCGAGCTGCAGGGCCGCATGACGGTGCAGCTCAAGGACAAGATCCTCTTCGCCTCGGGCTCCACCCGCGTGGGCAAGGAGGGCCAGGAGGCGCTCGTGAAGATCGCCGATGCCCTCAAGTCGGTGCAGGGCCGCATCATCCGCGTGGAAGGCCACACGGACGACGTCCCCACGGACAAGAACGGTCCGTTCCCCTCCAACTGGGAGCTGAGCCTGGCGCGCGCCATGGCCGTGGTGCGGGCCCTGCAGGACGCCGGCGTGGACCCCACGGTGCTCTCGGCCGCGGGCTATGGGCAGTACCAGCCGATCGCCGCCAATGACAGTGCGGAAAACCGCAGTCGCAACCGCCGCATCGAAATCGTGCTCGCGGCGAAGGCGGCGGCCCGCTAG
- a CDS encoding TonB-dependent receptor — MRTLAPVLALLLASSAGAQAPDAGTPPSADAGAPTGVLTRPPELKRQVEAPYPPEALAQQLEGTVVMLIDISETGAVTDVQVTEAAGHGFDEAAVAAVRQFEFEPAEVDGAPAPVRIQYAYQFVWRAPPPAEGSADAPVEAPVNFSGRALERGTRAPLVGAEVALPALERSTTTDAQGRFSFRGVPLGSHEVLVIQSGYERFRTQEAFTEGQQTQATYYVRKRIFSAYETVVRSERERKEVTRTTLQAAEIQKVPGTQGDTLKVVQNLPGVARPAFNGGQIVIRGTSPNDSGIFLDGQRIPLLFHFGGLTSVYNSELLDSLDYLPGNFSAYYGNVTGGVINVRSRAPRMDRFHGTVGVSLIESNAVLEGPLTENLGIAVAGRRSYIDLVLKAVPENEDGPSIQVAPRYYDAQLKLHWTPSSRHTLTLQGLVSNDVLGLVFDRPADDDPSVNGAFEITTGFKQVRLGHQYRAGRFTLDSQALVGNTLIEFLIGDRNLRISSLDLGLRSTAEYVLSEPLTVAGGVDIDFAQADVRARIQSLPREGEPPAPLVLEEILVLDGQFLQYFPGVWAELRWKPVKGLLVVPGLRSESYVFESQKVRKRSLNPRLAVRYALTETVALKGGAGLYHSPPIQDEPSLTFGNPELKAKRSQQYSVGTEWQPTPEYFLSAELFYNRLSRLIVRSNRQVERDGEQVPERLANLGTGRIYGFEVLARRLLTERLFGWVSYTFSRSERRDRPGEPLRLFDNDQTHVLTAIASYKLPDGWELGARMRFATGNPLTPITGAVRDDGTDVFIPTFGRVNSERLPAFHQLDIRVDKTFIFERWNLNVYLDLTNAYNNPAKEGVLYNYNYTESAYLKGLPLLPVLGAKGSF; from the coding sequence ATGCGAACCCTCGCCCCTGTTCTTGCCCTCCTGCTGGCGTCCAGCGCCGGGGCCCAGGCCCCGGATGCCGGGACGCCGCCCTCCGCCGATGCGGGCGCCCCCACGGGCGTGCTCACCCGCCCCCCCGAGCTCAAGCGCCAGGTGGAGGCCCCCTATCCGCCGGAAGCCCTCGCCCAGCAGCTCGAGGGCACGGTGGTCATGCTCATCGACATCTCCGAGACGGGGGCCGTCACGGACGTGCAGGTGACGGAGGCCGCGGGCCACGGCTTCGACGAGGCCGCCGTGGCGGCGGTGCGGCAGTTCGAGTTCGAGCCCGCCGAGGTGGATGGCGCCCCCGCCCCGGTGCGCATCCAGTACGCCTACCAGTTCGTCTGGCGCGCGCCGCCGCCGGCCGAGGGCAGCGCGGATGCGCCCGTCGAGGCCCCGGTGAACTTCAGCGGCCGGGCGCTGGAGCGGGGCACCCGGGCTCCCCTGGTGGGGGCGGAGGTGGCGCTGCCGGCGCTGGAGCGGTCCACCACCACCGACGCGCAGGGCCGCTTCTCGTTCCGGGGTGTGCCGCTGGGCTCGCACGAGGTGCTCGTCATCCAGAGCGGCTACGAGCGCTTCCGCACCCAGGAGGCCTTCACCGAGGGCCAGCAGACGCAGGCCACCTATTACGTGCGCAAGCGCATCTTCAGCGCGTACGAGACGGTGGTGCGCAGCGAGCGCGAGCGCAAGGAGGTCACCCGCACCACGCTCCAGGCGGCGGAGATCCAGAAGGTCCCCGGCACGCAAGGCGACACGCTCAAGGTGGTGCAGAACCTGCCCGGCGTGGCCCGCCCCGCCTTCAACGGCGGGCAGATCGTCATCCGCGGCACCAGCCCCAACGACTCGGGCATCTTCCTGGATGGGCAGCGGATTCCGCTGCTCTTCCACTTCGGCGGGCTCACCTCCGTGTATAACTCGGAGCTGCTCGACTCGCTGGACTACCTGCCGGGCAACTTCTCCGCCTACTACGGCAACGTCACCGGCGGCGTCATCAACGTGCGCAGCCGCGCGCCGAGGATGGACCGCTTCCACGGCACCGTGGGCGTGAGCCTCATCGAGAGCAACGCCGTGCTGGAGGGGCCGCTCACCGAGAACCTGGGCATCGCGGTGGCGGGCCGGCGCTCCTACATCGACCTGGTGCTCAAGGCCGTCCCCGAGAACGAGGACGGCCCCAGCATCCAGGTGGCCCCGCGCTACTACGACGCCCAGCTCAAGCTGCACTGGACGCCCAGCTCGCGGCACACGCTGACGCTCCAGGGCCTGGTCTCCAATGACGTGCTGGGGCTGGTGTTCGACCGGCCCGCGGACGACGACCCGAGCGTCAACGGCGCGTTTGAAATCACCACCGGCTTCAAGCAGGTGCGGCTGGGGCACCAGTACCGGGCGGGCCGCTTCACCCTGGACAGCCAGGCGCTCGTGGGCAACACCCTCATCGAGTTCCTCATCGGGGACCGCAACCTGCGCATCTCCTCGCTGGACCTGGGCCTGCGCTCCACCGCCGAGTACGTCCTGTCGGAGCCGCTCACCGTGGCGGGCGGCGTGGACATCGACTTCGCGCAGGCGGACGTGCGGGCGCGGATCCAGAGCCTGCCCCGCGAGGGCGAGCCTCCCGCCCCGCTGGTGCTGGAGGAGATCCTCGTCCTGGATGGGCAGTTTCTCCAGTACTTCCCGGGCGTGTGGGCGGAGCTTCGCTGGAAGCCGGTGAAGGGCCTGCTGGTGGTGCCGGGCCTGCGCAGCGAGAGCTACGTGTTCGAGAGCCAGAAGGTGCGCAAGCGCTCGCTCAACCCCCGGCTGGCGGTCCGCTACGCGCTCACGGAGACGGTGGCGCTCAAGGGCGGCGCGGGGCTCTACCACTCCCCGCCCATCCAGGATGAGCCCAGCCTCACCTTCGGCAACCCGGAGCTGAAGGCCAAGCGCTCCCAGCAGTACAGCGTGGGCACCGAGTGGCAGCCCACCCCGGAGTACTTCCTGAGCGCCGAGCTCTTCTACAACCGCCTGAGCCGCCTCATCGTCCGCTCGAACCGGCAGGTGGAGCGCGACGGGGAGCAGGTGCCCGAGCGGCTCGCCAACCTGGGCACGGGCCGCATCTACGGCTTCGAGGTGCTCGCCCGGCGGCTGCTCACCGAGCGCCTCTTCGGGTGGGTGTCCTATACCTTCAGCCGCAGCGAGCGCCGGGACCGGCCCGGCGAGCCGCTGCGCCTGTTCGACAACGACCAGACCCACGTGCTGACGGCCATCGCCAGCTACAAGCTGCCGGACGGGTGGGAGCTGGGCGCGCGCATGCGCTTCGCCACCGGCAACCCGCTCACCCCCATCACCGGCGCGGTGAGGGACGACGGCACGGATGTCTTCATCCCCACCTTCGGCCGGGTGAACTCCGAGCGGCTGCCTGCCTTCCACCAGCTGGACATCCGCGTGGACAAGACCTTCATCTTCGAGCGGTGGAACCTGAACGTGTACCTGGACCTGACCAACGCCTACAACAACCCGGCCAAGGAAGGCGTCCTCTACAACTACAACTACACCGAGAGCGCGTACCTGAAGGGGCTGCCCCTGCTGCCCGTGCTCGGTGCCAAGGGGAGCTTCTGA
- the queD gene encoding 6-carboxytetrahydropterin synthase QueD yields the protein MSKPVLITEISKEFTFEAAHRLPNVPPGHKCSRVHGHSYRVEFTLRGPVHPTFGWVVDFAELTAAWQPLHAQLDHRLLNEVPGLENPTSELLAAWLFERMSVPGTQVSKVRVAETCTSSCTVFAAGS from the coding sequence ATGAGCAAGCCCGTCCTCATCACCGAGATCTCGAAGGAGTTCACCTTCGAAGCCGCCCACCGCCTCCCCAACGTCCCCCCCGGACACAAGTGCTCGCGGGTGCACGGCCACAGCTACCGCGTCGAGTTCACCCTGCGCGGCCCGGTGCACCCCACGTTCGGCTGGGTGGTGGACTTCGCGGAGCTCACCGCGGCCTGGCAGCCCCTGCACGCCCAGCTCGACCACCGGCTGCTCAACGAGGTGCCGGGCCTGGAGAACCCCACGAGCGAGCTGCTGGCCGCGTGGCTCTTCGAGCGCATGAGCGTGCCGGGCACGCAGGTGTCGAAGGTGCGCGTGGCCGAGACGTGCACGTCCTCGTGCACCGTGTTCGCCGCCGGGAGCTGA
- a CDS encoding SDR family NAD(P)-dependent oxidoreductase: MSDWAIVTGASRGIGREAAARFLKEGWRVLSLSRQDCPVPGVLPVRVDLGEPGWEPLVERTLRETLGAAPGRVCLIHNAALYAHDDALSLSAEHLRRVLEVNIVAPAQLNRLVRGYLSPGSSILYVGSTLSEKAVRGAASYVTSKHAIAGLMRATCQDLTGTQVHTVCVCPGFTDTEMLREHLGDTPEVRTGVAARTTFGRLITPGEIAGVLFQCALTPVLHGSLVHANLGQIET, encoded by the coding sequence ATGTCTGACTGGGCGATTGTCACGGGTGCCAGCCGGGGCATCGGCCGGGAGGCCGCCGCGCGCTTTCTGAAGGAGGGCTGGCGCGTCCTCAGCCTGTCGCGCCAGGACTGTCCCGTGCCCGGGGTGCTCCCCGTGCGCGTGGACCTGGGCGAGCCGGGCTGGGAGCCCCTCGTGGAGCGCACCCTGCGGGAGACGCTGGGCGCCGCACCGGGCCGGGTCTGCCTCATCCACAACGCGGCCCTCTACGCGCACGACGATGCGCTGTCGCTGTCCGCGGAGCACCTGCGGCGGGTCCTGGAGGTCAACATCGTGGCCCCCGCGCAGCTCAACCGGCTCGTGCGCGGCTACCTGAGCCCCGGCTCCTCCATCCTCTATGTGGGCTCCACCCTGTCGGAAAAAGCCGTCCGGGGCGCGGCCTCCTACGTCACCTCCAAGCACGCGATCGCCGGGCTGATGCGGGCCACCTGCCAGGACCTGACGGGCACCCAGGTGCACACCGTGTGCGTCTGCCCGGGCTTCACGGACACGGAGATGCTGCGCGAGCACCTCGGGGACACCCCGGAGGTGCGCACGGGCGTGGCGGCGCGGACGACGTTCGGCCGGCTCATCACCCCCGGGGAAATCGCGGGCGTGCTCTTCCAGTGCGCCCTGACGCCCGTGCTCCACGGCTCGCTCGTCCACGCGAACCTGGGGCAGATCGAAACCTGA
- a CDS encoding 6-pyruvoyl trahydropterin synthase family protein, whose protein sequence is MARTTTIELHKEEMKFSAGHFTIFSATHRENLHGHNFTVYVALTGEVLEDGILSDYRPLKTAIIDRCRAWNETFLLPANSRHLRVERDARGNVLAHFNGEELRFLARDVTVLPVENITLEELARLFGEELVGDGSLMARLHIQRLVVKCASGPGQWSSWEWGRHV, encoded by the coding sequence ATGGCGCGCACGACGACAATCGAGCTGCACAAGGAAGAGATGAAGTTCTCCGCGGGGCACTTCACCATCTTCTCCGCGACGCACCGGGAGAACCTGCACGGCCACAACTTCACCGTCTACGTCGCGCTCACGGGCGAGGTGCTGGAGGATGGCATCCTCTCGGACTACCGGCCCCTGAAGACCGCCATCATCGACCGGTGCCGGGCCTGGAACGAGACGTTCCTGCTGCCCGCCAACTCCCGGCACCTGCGGGTCGAACGCGACGCGCGGGGCAACGTCCTCGCGCACTTCAATGGGGAGGAGCTGCGCTTCCTCGCCCGGGACGTGACGGTGCTGCCCGTGGAGAACATCACGCTGGAGGAGCTGGCGCGGCTGTTCGGCGAGGAGCTGGTGGGCGATGGCTCCCTCATGGCGCGGCTGCACATCCAGCGGCTGGTGGTGAAGTGTGCCTCCGGGCCTGGCCAGTGGTCCTCGTGGGAGTGGGGCCGCCATGTCTGA
- a CDS encoding methyltransferase domain-containing protein, which yields MTSPLQAHALAFVCPRCRAKLREGAEPTCSQCGTAFPVQDGVVDFVPELNASTNVSQAILENPMFVALYEPLIRVNFVRLMARNFNGALTPELEDAYLQKHLRPVDGPVLDLACGAGRWTRTLAELVGLERLIALDLSRAMLDAAKEALPHAFFVRGNAQQLPLADASLGAVSCWNSLQLLPDPPQALREVARCLRPGGVFTCFTYRRTREPLYGYFQSTFARNGGVRPFDEEELRQWLTQAGLVVDDLGGPNLALLFTARKPAA from the coding sequence ATGACCTCCCCCCTCCAAGCCCATGCCCTTGCCTTCGTCTGCCCGCGCTGCCGCGCGAAGCTGCGCGAGGGTGCCGAGCCCACCTGCAGCCAGTGTGGCACCGCGTTCCCGGTGCAGGACGGCGTCGTCGACTTCGTGCCCGAGCTCAACGCCTCGACGAACGTCAGCCAGGCCATCCTGGAAAACCCCATGTTCGTCGCCCTCTACGAGCCGCTGATTCGCGTCAACTTCGTGCGGCTGATGGCGCGCAACTTCAACGGCGCGCTCACCCCGGAGCTCGAGGACGCCTACCTCCAGAAGCACCTGCGTCCGGTGGACGGCCCCGTGCTCGACCTGGCCTGCGGCGCCGGCCGCTGGACGCGCACCCTGGCCGAGCTCGTGGGCCTGGAGCGCCTCATCGCGCTGGACCTCAGCCGCGCGATGCTCGATGCGGCGAAGGAGGCGCTGCCCCACGCGTTCTTCGTCCGGGGCAACGCCCAGCAGCTGCCGCTGGCGGACGCCTCGCTGGGGGCGGTGAGCTGCTGGAACTCGCTCCAGCTCCTGCCAGATCCGCCACAGGCCCTCCGCGAAGTGGCCCGCTGCCTGCGGCCCGGGGGCGTCTTCACCTGCTTCACCTACCGGCGGACCCGCGAGCCGCTCTACGGGTACTTCCAGTCGACCTTCGCCCGCAACGGCGGCGTCCGCCCCTTCGACGAGGAGGAGCTCCGGCAGTGGCTCACCCAGGCGGGCCTCGTGGTGGACGACCTGGGCGGGCCGAACCTCGCGCTGCTCTTCACGGCCCGGAAGCCCGCCGCCTGA
- a CDS encoding DEAD/DEAH box helicase codes for MSTSFKHLGLSPESLDAVRRARFASPTPIQAQAIPPALAGRDVIGCAVTGTGKTAAYLLPLVERLAGERGPAGLVLAPTRELVLQIAQEAAFFGEPRGLTQVVVTGGTDMGAQVEALRQKPTLVLATPGRLADLLKEGVANLSAVRMLVLDEADRTLEMGFMPELQQILAALPRERQTLLFSATLGHNVTRFSQEVLRKPVKVEVTPSGTPAARAVQRLYEVEGHEKYPLLLSLLAKDQLSVLVFTRTRERAEKVQEVLKRAGHKTAVIHSDRTQGQRRQALEGFRRGQYRCLVATDIASRGLDVEDIGHVINFDLPHSPEDYVHRIGRTARAGASGRASTFVTERDEETVRAIERITQMSLPRAEVPREDAVFLEELEEFQARKEESGQDTFRELPRPAGVSAKGKGKGRGEGRPRAAGERPGPRSRPAKAGKGEPRGAGRPGEREERRGAGRPGEREERRGKGTRRSEAAPGRGSGLRRAAKDPRGKKSGPERGPPRGAKRPGSKGAGPRGKPSRGPGRSPRGPGGGGRRGR; via the coding sequence GTGAGCACTTCCTTCAAGCACCTTGGCCTCTCTCCGGAATCCCTCGATGCGGTGCGGCGCGCCCGCTTCGCCTCGCCCACGCCCATTCAAGCCCAGGCCATTCCGCCGGCGCTGGCGGGGCGGGACGTGATTGGTTGCGCCGTCACCGGCACGGGCAAGACCGCCGCCTACCTGCTGCCGCTGGTGGAGCGCCTGGCCGGGGAGCGGGGCCCCGCGGGGCTGGTGCTCGCCCCCACGCGCGAGCTGGTGCTGCAGATTGCCCAGGAGGCCGCCTTCTTCGGAGAGCCGCGGGGGCTGACCCAGGTGGTGGTCACCGGGGGCACGGACATGGGCGCGCAGGTGGAGGCGCTCCGGCAGAAGCCCACCCTGGTGCTCGCCACCCCGGGCCGGCTGGCCGACCTGCTGAAGGAGGGCGTGGCGAACCTCTCGGCGGTGCGCATGCTCGTGCTGGACGAGGCGGACCGGACGCTGGAGATGGGCTTCATGCCCGAGCTGCAGCAGATCCTCGCCGCCCTGCCCCGGGAGCGTCAGACGCTCCTGTTCTCGGCCACCCTGGGCCACAACGTGACGCGCTTCTCCCAGGAGGTGCTGCGCAAGCCCGTCAAGGTGGAGGTGACGCCGAGCGGGACGCCCGCCGCGCGCGCCGTGCAGCGGCTGTACGAGGTGGAGGGGCACGAGAAGTACCCGCTGCTGCTCAGCCTGCTCGCCAAGGATCAGCTGAGCGTGCTGGTCTTCACCCGCACCCGGGAGCGCGCCGAGAAGGTGCAGGAGGTCCTCAAGCGCGCGGGCCACAAGACGGCGGTCATCCACTCGGACCGGACCCAGGGCCAGCGGCGGCAGGCGCTGGAGGGGTTCCGGCGGGGGCAGTACCGCTGCCTGGTGGCCACCGACATCGCGTCGCGCGGGCTGGACGTGGAGGACATTGGCCACGTCATCAACTTCGACCTGCCGCACTCGCCGGAGGATTACGTCCACCGGATTGGCCGCACGGCCCGGGCGGGGGCCAGCGGGCGGGCCTCGACGTTCGTCACCGAGCGGGACGAGGAGACGGTGCGCGCCATCGAGCGCATCACCCAGATGAGCCTGCCGCGCGCCGAGGTTCCCCGGGAGGACGCCGTCTTCCTCGAGGAGCTGGAGGAGTTCCAGGCCCGGAAGGAGGAGTCGGGCCAGGACACGTTCCGCGAGCTGCCCCGTCCCGCCGGCGTGAGCGCGAAGGGCAAGGGCAAGGGCCGTGGGGAGGGCCGTCCCCGCGCGGCGGGCGAGCGCCCAGGTCCCCGTTCCCGGCCCGCGAAGGCGGGGAAGGGCGAGCCCCGGGGCGCGGGCCGCCCGGGGGAGCGTGAGGAGCGCCGGGGCGCGGGCCGCCCGGGGGAGCGTGAGGAGCGCCGGGGCAAGGGCACCCGCCGCAGTGAGGCTGCTCCGGGCCGGGGGAGCGGTCTCCGCCGGGCAGCCAAGGACCCGCGGGGGAAGAAGTCTGGACCGGAGCGGGGCCCCCCTCGCGGGGCGAAGCGTCCGGGGAGCAAGGGCGCAGGACCGCGGGGCAAGCCCTCCCGGGGCCCGGGCCGCTCGCCGCGAGGCCCGGGCGGAGGAGGCCGGCGGGGCCGGTAG